The following nucleotide sequence is from Streptomyces xiamenensis.
CTACCGCCTGGGCCGGGTCGAGGGCCGGGCGGACGGCGGCGTGCAGACCCTGGAGATCTTCAACGGCGCGCACGGAGTGGTGGCGCTGGGCCGGGAACTGCACCTCACGTCCGAGACGGGCGAGGTGCTGACGTACCACCTCGGGGAGCGCACCCCGCGGGTACGGGCGGCCGGCCTGCGTCTGCCGATGGGGATCGCGGTGGGTGCGGGCGGCGTGCCGGTGGTCGCGGAGACCGGTGCCGGCCGGGTGGTGGCCGTGCCGGCGGCGGGCGGGATCACCGTGCTGGCGGCGGGACTTGACCATCCGGTGGATGTGGCGTTCGACGAGGAGGGCCGCTGCTATGTGAGTGAGGAGCGGCGGGGTGCGGTGCTGCGCGTGGAGTCGAACGGCGCGCTGACGACGTTCGCGAGCGGGCTCGGCGGGCCGCAGGGTCTGGTGGTGCGCGGCTCGGAGCTGTTCACGGTGGAGACGGAGCACCGGCGGCTGGTGTCGTTCTGTCTGGAGACGGGACGGCGGCGGGTGGAGGCGGAGCGGCTGCCGGTGGGGCTGCCCCCTGGGATCGAGCGGGAGGAGCCGGATCCGGTGCCGGGTGTGGCGGGCCGGCCACGGCGCTTCGCGGGGCTGGCTCTGGCGCCGGACGGCTCGCTGTTGCTGTCGGCGAACGGGGAGGGCACCGTTCTGCGCCTGTCGCCGCGCTGAGCGGAGCCGGTGGGCCGGGCCGCCCCCGGGGGAGCGGCCCGGCCCCGGTGCTGTGCCGGTCAGGAGGCGTAGGTCTCGTACTCCGCGATCCTGGGGGTGCTGCTCGCGCTGGTGATCTCGAAGGTGATCTTCCGTACCGAGGTGGCCGGGAAGGAGATGACGCCCGCTCCGCTGCCGGTGGCCAGGACGGCGCCGGTGTCGGCGTTCAGCACCCGGTAGGAGCCGATGCGGCCGGTGGCGCCCGACGCCTCCCTGATGTTGATCTTGGAGACGGTGGTGGCGGAGCTCCACTTGATCGAGATGGAGCCGGTGGTGCCGTTCGGGGACCAGTAGGTGTTCATGTTGGCGTCCCGCACGTTCCCGTAGCTGGTGCCGCTGGCCTTGCTGCTGCCGTCGGAGTCACCGGTGAGGCTCAGGTTGGTGCCGCCGGGGGTGCCGGGGTCCGGGTTGCCCGGGTCGGGGTTGCCGGGGTCGGGGTTGCCGGGGTTGCCCGGGTCGGGGTTCTGCGGGGTGCAGCTGCCGTCCGAGACGCGGTTGCCCTTGTTGGCGCCCGCCGTCTGGGCGACCACGCCCGGCACGCAGTTGGCCGGGTCGAGGCTGTGGGAGTAGGGGATGCTCACCGAGGTGGTGGAGGTCGGGTTGGGGCCGGCCGGGTTGGTGGTGCCGCCGCGGCTGGACCAGGTCACGTTGTCGAACGTGTTGCCGTTGACGTGCCAGTAGCCGGCCTCGGAGGTGTAGAAGGTGCCCAGGACGTCCTTGGAGTCCTCGAAGTAGTTGTTGTCCACCCGGACGCGGGCCCCGGCCCGGGAGTTGATCCCCGAGTCGTTGATGTTCAGGAAGTGGTTGTTGTACGTGTGGGCGATCCCGCCGCGCATCAGCGGGGCGCGGGAGTCGATGTTCTGGTACAGGTTGTGGTGGTAGGTGACGTAGCCGTTGGAGAGGTCGCTCTCGCTGGACCCGACCAGGCCGCCACGGCCCGAGTTGCGCAGGATGCTGTAGGACAGGGTCACGTACTGGGTGTTGTTCTTCAGGTCGAACAGCCCGTCGTAGCCCTCGGATTCGCCGCCCGACGCCTCCAGGGTGACGTGGTCCACCCACACGTTGCGGACGTTGTTCTCCATGCCGATGGCGTCACCGCCGTTGGAGGTCGGCGAACCCGACTTCTTGACGTTCCGCACGGTCACGTTCTGGATGATGATGTTGCTCGACTCGCGGACGTGGATGCCCACCTGGTCGAACAGGGCACCGGTCCCGACGCCGATCAGCGTGACGTTGCTGATCTGCTTGAGTTCGATGACCCCGTCGGCGGTGTTGCAGCTGCCGCCCGACACCTTGCTGGTGTTGCCGTGGTTGATGGTGCCCTGCACCTCGATGATGATCGGGGTGCTGCTGCTGGCCCGGCCGCACAGGGCCGCGTGGATCTGGGTTCCCGTGGTGGCCCGGACGGTCTGGCCGCCGGCGCCGCCGGTGGTGCCGCCGTTCTGGGACGCGTAACCGGTGGCGGTGCCGACCGCGGCCGATGCCTGCGGCACCGACAGGAACGCGCCGGTCGCGACCACCAGGGCCGTCAGGGCCATGGTCACGCAGAGTCGCACAAGCGCGACTGATCCTCTCATTGCTCCGCTCGCCTCTCATTTCCACATCGTGGGGGGTTGCTGGGCGTTGCTGGGCATTACTGGATGACACGTGGTGCGACCGCTCGCTGGGGCCACATCCCGGCATGGCGCAGTACGCCCTTTCCCTCCACGGCGGGTTGGCGCCGTGGCGGGCGGAGTCACACGGGATCAGTAGCGGCTGATGCGCAGAACACAGCGGGTGTCCGGCAGTTACGGCTCACCGGACGCCCGTTGCAAGCGCTTTCTGGCATCGGAGAATAGAAGTGCGACCGCCCGGTGGCAAGAGATCGGGCAGCATCCGTGGCCGACCGGGAAAACCGGTTGCCCGCCCGGAGCGGCGCGGGCACGGTGGCCCGGTGAACGAACCGGAGGTACGCCCCCACATCGACGCGGCACTGGTCCGCCGGCTGATCGCCGCGCAATTCCCGCGATGGGCCCACCTGCCCGTCGAGCAGGTGCTGCCCGGAGGCAACGACAACCGCACGTTCCGGCTCGGGGAGACCATGACCGTACGGCTGCCGAGCGCCACCGGCTACGCGGGGCAGGTCCGCAAGGAGCAGCGCTGGCTGCCGGAGCTGGCGCCGCTGCTGCCGCTGCCGATCCCGGCGCCGGTGGCCGCGGGCACGCCGGGTGAGGGGTTCCCCTTCCCCTGGTCGGTCAACCGCTGGCTGGAGGGCCGTCCGGCGCGGGAGCACCGGATCGCCGACGTGCGGGCCTTCGCCGTCGATCTGGCGGGCTTCCTCACCGCGCTCCAGCGGATCGACCCCACCGGCGGACCTGCCCCGGCGCTGCACACCGGCTTCCGCGGCGGGCCGTTGAGGACCTACGACGCGGACACCCGTACGGCCATCGACGCGTTGCGCGACGGCGAGGTGCCGGGGGCGCTCGCCACCGAGATCTGGGAAAAGGCGCTGGGGGCCGGGTGGCCGGGCCCACCGGTGTGGTTCCACGGCGACATCGCGTGGGGCAATCTGCTGGTCGACGGGGACGGCCGGCTGTCGGCGGTGATCGACTTCGGCTGCATGGGCGTCGGGGACCCGGCGTGCGAGGCGGTGATCGCCTGGACGCTGTTCACGGGCGAGAGCCGCCGGGCCTTCCGGGAGGCCCTCGGGGTGGACGACGCGACCTGGGCCCGGGCGCGCGGCTGGGCGCTGTGGAAGGCGCTGATCGTGCTGGCCGCGAGCCGGGAGAGCGACGAGGCGTCCGCGGCGGAGTCCCGGCGGGTACTGGCCGGGATCTTCTCGGAGTACGGCGGGTGAGTTGCGGCTAGCCTGAGGCCATGCCGCGCCGCGACAAGGACCATGAGCCGACGATCGCACACCAACACCCCGGCAGGGGCCGGGCGTTGAGCCGGGCGATCCCGGGGGGCACGGCCGCGTGGCTCCCCTGACGGCCGGGCCCGGACAACGGGC
It contains:
- a CDS encoding pectate lyase family protein, producing MRGSVALVRLCVTMALTALVVATGAFLSVPQASAAVGTATGYASQNGGTTGGAGGQTVRATTGTQIHAALCGRASSSTPIIIEVQGTINHGNTSKVSGGSCNTADGVIELKQISNVTLIGVGTGALFDQVGIHVRESSNIIIQNVTVRNVKKSGSPTSNGGDAIGMENNVRNVWVDHVTLEASGGESEGYDGLFDLKNNTQYVTLSYSILRNSGRGGLVGSSESDLSNGYVTYHHNLYQNIDSRAPLMRGGIAHTYNNHFLNINDSGINSRAGARVRVDNNYFEDSKDVLGTFYTSEAGYWHVNGNTFDNVTWSSRGGTTNPAGPNPTSTTSVSIPYSHSLDPANCVPGVVAQTAGANKGNRVSDGSCTPQNPDPGNPGNPDPGNPDPGNPDPGTPGGTNLSLTGDSDGSSKASGTSYGNVRDANMNTYWSPNGTTGSISIKWSSATTVSKINIREASGATGRIGSYRVLNADTGAVLATGSGAGVISFPATSVRKITFEITSASSTPRIAEYETYAS
- a CDS encoding aminoglycoside phosphotransferase family protein, yielding MNEPEVRPHIDAALVRRLIAAQFPRWAHLPVEQVLPGGNDNRTFRLGETMTVRLPSATGYAGQVRKEQRWLPELAPLLPLPIPAPVAAGTPGEGFPFPWSVNRWLEGRPAREHRIADVRAFAVDLAGFLTALQRIDPTGGPAPALHTGFRGGPLRTYDADTRTAIDALRDGEVPGALATEIWEKALGAGWPGPPVWFHGDIAWGNLLVDGDGRLSAVIDFGCMGVGDPACEAVIAWTLFTGESRRAFREALGVDDATWARARGWALWKALIVLAASRESDEASAAESRRVLAGIFSEYGG